One region of Abditibacteriota bacterium genomic DNA includes:
- the rpiB gene encoding ribose 5-phosphate isomerase B, whose amino-acid sequence MDGKSLKVCIASDHAGFLLKENVRKYLTEQGYNVTDLGTCSEESVDYTEYARKAALAVSGGEYDRGIIICGTGIGVSIVANKTKGIRAALCTDQYMAKMCREHNNANVICMGARVIGFGVARDIAVEFLNHDFEEGGRHQVRVDKINAMDKA is encoded by the coding sequence ATGGACGGAAAGAGCTTAAAGGTCTGCATTGCCAGTGATCACGCCGGCTTTTTGCTGAAGGAAAACGTGCGCAAATATTTGACCGAACAGGGCTACAACGTGACGGACCTGGGGACCTGTTCCGAGGAATCGGTGGACTATACCGAATACGCCCGGAAGGCGGCCCTGGCTGTCAGCGGCGGCGAATATGACAGAGGCATCATTATCTGCGGCACGGGCATAGGAGTCAGCATCGTGGCAAACAAGACAAAGGGCATCAGAGCGGCTCTGTGTACGGATCAGTATATGGCCAAAATGTGCCGCGAGCACAACAACGCCAACGTGATATGCATGGGAGCGAGAGTCATCGGCTTTGGCGTGGCCAGAGATATAGCGGTGGAGTTCCTGAATCATGACTTTGAAGAAGGCGGCAGGCATCAGGTCCGCGTGGACAAGATAAACGCTATGGACAAGGCTTAG
- the dusB gene encoding tRNA dihydrouridine synthase DusB — MKLPSLSIGGLDIATPLVLAPMAGVSNHALRVLCKRLGGVGLVSSEMFSAYAIRYRDPKTPGMVDWTCEERPVSCQLFGGDPETCAIAAVYLQEQGADIIDVNFGCPVPKVAKSGSGASILKDLSKARAIIRHVRSVCRVPLTVKTRLGWYEGEPTVFEFARIAADCGVDALTVHGRYARQNYSGRADWDMIARVREVLPDRVPLIANGDVSDGPGLERILSVTGCQGVMIGRAAMGSPWIFRDLMRYAGTGVMPAPLSAGEILQIARIHNRILRDIHGDRRAAKEMRGNIVHYIKGFDNSAKLRNAIMQTKSTEEIEDILNEAGGVGQSGVFYEKQDLQR; from the coding sequence ATGAAGCTGCCGTCTCTCAGCATAGGCGGTCTGGATATTGCCACGCCTCTGGTGCTGGCTCCCATGGCGGGCGTCAGCAATCACGCTCTGAGGGTCCTGTGCAAGAGACTGGGAGGCGTGGGGCTGGTGTCCAGCGAGATGTTCAGCGCCTACGCCATCAGATACAGGGACCCCAAGACTCCCGGCATGGTGGACTGGACCTGTGAGGAGCGGCCCGTCAGCTGTCAGCTCTTCGGAGGAGATCCCGAGACCTGCGCCATCGCGGCAGTGTATCTCCAGGAGCAGGGGGCGGACATCATAGACGTCAACTTCGGATGTCCCGTGCCCAAGGTGGCAAAAAGCGGCTCCGGAGCCAGCATACTGAAGGACCTCTCCAAGGCGAGAGCCATCATCCGTCACGTGAGAAGCGTCTGCCGGGTGCCTCTCACCGTGAAGACCCGTCTGGGCTGGTACGAAGGAGAGCCGACGGTGTTTGAGTTTGCCCGCATAGCGGCGGACTGCGGGGTGGACGCCCTGACGGTCCACGGCCGATACGCCAGGCAAAACTATTCCGGGCGCGCCGACTGGGATATGATAGCCCGGGTCAGGGAAGTGCTGCCGGACCGGGTGCCTCTCATAGCCAACGGCGACGTGTCCGACGGCCCCGGACTGGAAAGGATCCTGTCCGTGACCGGCTGTCAGGGAGTCATGATAGGCAGGGCCGCCATGGGCAGCCCCTGGATATTCAGAGACCTGATGCGATACGCCGGGACAGGCGTCATGCCGGCCCCTCTCTCGGCAGGGGAGATATTGCAGATCGCCCGCATCCACAACAGGATACTGAGAGACATCCACGGCGACAGACGGGCGGCCAAGGAAATGAGGGGCAACATAGTCCATTATATCAAGGGCTTTGACAACTCGGCCAAGCTGCGAAATGCGATAATGCAGACCAAGTCAACGGAAGAGATAGAGGATATATTAAATGAAGCAGGTGGTGTCGGTCAGTCTGGGGTCTTCTACGAGAAACAAGACCTGCAGCGCTGA
- the secG gene encoding preprotein translocase subunit SecG produces MINVLIILQVIAAVVLFVLIMMQTPKSDGLSALGAQTSDSPYKGKMGKEEVLATYTKYTAVAFFAISLILVFVRR; encoded by the coding sequence ATGATAAATGTTCTTATTATTCTGCAGGTCATCGCTGCGGTGGTTTTGTTTGTACTCATTATGATGCAGACTCCCAAGAGCGACGGTCTGTCTGCGCTGGGCGCTCAGACTTCCGACAGTCCTTACAAGGGCAAGATGGGCAAGGAAGAGGTGCTGGCGACCTATACCAAATATACGGCGGTGGCGTTTTTCGCTATCAGCCTGATCCTGGTGTTCGTAAGGAGATAA
- a CDS encoding beta-glucuronidase, with amino-acid sequence MHCIRGAAAGGSPFLLRETQMLRKEHPKPQFERDTWLNLNGKWKYAFDFGLSGEEQGWARDTSAMKGTINVPFCPESALSGVEYKDFIPAIWYSRTFTVPEEWQGKRIFINFGAVDYECSVYINGALAGTHVGGAASFGFEITHLLKKRNTVTVCARDDSRGGYQPMGKQSTRYASYGCIYTRTTGIWQTVWLEARGSAYIERVRTDTDVDNSQVTFSPVFRDAERGMLFEVSVSRDGSEIFCGRYPASGSPVTVPMEDPALWCPEAPFLYDTAFALLDADGNVIDSVKSYFGFRKIHIEGNRFFLNNREIFLRLVLDQGFYPQGIWTAPSDEALEGDIRMSLAAGFNGARLHQKVFEERYLYHADRLGYLVWGEYYDWGINYDSYHSFYDHMAEWSEVVTRDVNHPSIIAWTPFNETAGGAAAHRKLHDRHVADIVALTKRLDPSRPVNDTSGYVHVATDIYTVHDYNQDAASFAAFYADIKPGGDYEHMPKHIPTQGYKGQPFVIDEYGGTWWEHDPGKKENWGYGERCKTIEEVYARIDALTKAIFDNPAIAGFCYTQLTDVELEKNGIYTYDRKQKFDMDRIKAIFDRKTR; translated from the coding sequence ATGCATTGTATCAGGGGCGCCGCCGCTGGTGGCAGCCCCTTTTTATTACGGGAGACACAGATGCTAAGAAAAGAGCACCCAAAACCTCAGTTTGAAAGAGACACCTGGCTGAATCTGAACGGCAAATGGAAGTACGCCTTCGACTTCGGGCTTTCCGGCGAAGAGCAGGGCTGGGCCCGGGACACCTCCGCCATGAAGGGCACCATCAACGTGCCGTTTTGTCCCGAGAGCGCTCTCTCGGGAGTGGAATACAAGGACTTTATCCCCGCCATATGGTATTCCCGCACCTTTACCGTGCCGGAGGAATGGCAGGGCAAACGGATATTCATCAATTTCGGCGCCGTGGACTACGAATGCTCGGTGTATATCAACGGAGCTTTGGCCGGGACCCACGTGGGCGGAGCCGCATCCTTTGGCTTTGAGATCACCCATTTGCTCAAAAAGCGGAACACCGTGACCGTCTGCGCCAGGGACGACTCCAGGGGCGGCTATCAGCCCATGGGCAAGCAGAGCACCAGATACGCTTCCTACGGCTGTATCTACACCAGGACCACCGGCATATGGCAGACCGTGTGGCTGGAGGCCAGGGGCTCTGCCTACATCGAAAGGGTCAGGACCGACACTGACGTTGACAACTCTCAGGTGACCTTTTCTCCCGTGTTCAGGGACGCCGAAAGAGGCATGCTCTTCGAGGTCTCCGTCTCCCGGGACGGCAGCGAGATCTTTTGCGGCAGATACCCGGCTTCGGGTTCGCCGGTGACCGTGCCTATGGAGGACCCGGCGCTGTGGTGCCCGGAAGCTCCTTTTTTGTATGACACGGCTTTTGCGCTGCTGGACGCCGACGGCAATGTGATCGACTCGGTGAAGAGCTATTTCGGCTTCAGAAAGATACACATAGAGGGCAACAGGTTCTTCCTGAACAATCGGGAGATATTCCTGCGTCTGGTGCTGGATCAGGGCTTTTATCCCCAGGGCATATGGACGGCGCCCTCCGATGAGGCTCTGGAGGGAGACATCCGCATGTCTCTCGCTGCCGGCTTCAACGGAGCCAGGCTCCACCAGAAGGTGTTTGAGGAGAGATATCTCTATCACGCCGACAGACTGGGCTATCTGGTGTGGGGCGAATACTATGACTGGGGCATCAATTACGACAGCTATCACAGCTTCTACGATCACATGGCCGAATGGTCCGAAGTGGTCACGAGAGACGTCAATCACCCCTCCATCATCGCCTGGACTCCCTTCAATGAGACTGCCGGGGGAGCAGCCGCCCACAGAAAGCTCCACGACAGGCATGTGGCGGACATCGTCGCTCTGACCAAGAGACTGGATCCCTCAAGGCCCGTCAATGATACCAGCGGCTACGTGCACGTGGCAACGGATATATACACGGTCCATGATTACAATCAGGATGCAGCCTCCTTTGCCGCCTTCTACGCCGACATAAAGCCGGGCGGCGACTACGAGCATATGCCCAAACACATACCCACCCAGGGCTACAAGGGGCAGCCCTTTGTGATAGACGAATACGGAGGCACCTGGTGGGAGCACGACCCTGGCAAAAAGGAAAACTGGGGCTACGGCGAAAGGTGCAAGACCATCGAAGAGGTCTATGCCCGCATAGACGCCCTGACCAAGGCCATATTTGACAATCCTGCCATAGCGGGCTTTTGCTATACCCAGCTGACGGACGTGGAGCTGGAGAAAAACGGCATCTACACCTACGACCGCAAGCAAAAGTTCGATATGGACCGTATAAAGGCTATATTTGACCGCAAGACCAGATAG
- a CDS encoding undecaprenyl/decaprenyl-phosphate alpha-N-acetylglucosaminyl 1-phosphate transferase codes for MNNIAYALAAAASGFILTCIITPLVGRWARKHGVVAVPGGRRLHEHTTPLLGGVGMFVGVTLSVLGFVYYFHATGMHPSGSLYARQITGVLAGGAIVAVSGVIDDKYELSGRIQLAVMILAGLVLSAFNVTVGYVSAPWLKHASLVALPAYVGVITTVIWTVMVTKAVDCIDGMDGLCAGFAFITTATFTLMALCTRGSLNPFVIPLSASAAGASLGFLVFNFPPAKLFMGTVGSQYLGFILAAISVIGAYKVTIFGILAPILVLGIPVFDTTYVVLKRVSEKRNIGQADRSHIHHRILDHGNSVKKVLLIIYLLTVVLCAVAFYLYVNG; via the coding sequence ATGAACAATATCGCTTATGCCCTGGCAGCGGCGGCGTCCGGCTTTATCCTGACCTGTATCATCACTCCTCTGGTGGGGAGATGGGCCAGGAAGCACGGCGTGGTCGCGGTCCCGGGCGGCAGAAGACTTCACGAGCATACTACTCCGCTGTTGGGCGGAGTAGGTATGTTTGTCGGGGTCACCCTGAGCGTGCTGGGATTTGTATATTATTTCCACGCTACGGGGATGCATCCCAGCGGCTCTCTCTATGCGCGGCAGATCACCGGCGTCCTTGCCGGCGGCGCCATAGTGGCCGTGTCCGGGGTCATAGACGACAAATATGAGCTGTCCGGCAGGATCCAGCTGGCTGTGATGATCCTGGCAGGACTGGTGCTTTCGGCCTTCAACGTGACCGTGGGCTACGTGTCCGCTCCCTGGCTGAAGCACGCCTCTCTGGTGGCCCTGCCCGCATACGTGGGAGTGATCACCACGGTCATCTGGACCGTGATGGTCACAAAAGCAGTGGATTGCATAGACGGCATGGACGGCCTGTGCGCAGGCTTTGCCTTTATCACCACCGCCACCTTTACCCTGATGGCTCTCTGCACCAGAGGCAGCCTGAATCCCTTCGTCATCCCTCTTTCCGCTTCGGCGGCGGGGGCGTCCCTGGGCTTTCTGGTGTTCAACTTTCCGCCGGCCAAATTGTTTATGGGCACGGTGGGCTCCCAGTATCTGGGCTTTATACTGGCAGCGATCTCTGTCATAGGCGCCTACAAGGTGACTATATTCGGCATTCTGGCGCCTATCCTGGTGCTGGGGATCCCGGTCTTTGATACTACTTACGTGGTGCTGAAGCGGGTGTCCGAAAAAAGGAACATAGGCCAGGCAGACCGCAGCCACATCCATCACCGCATCCTGGATCACGGCAACTCGGTGAAAAAGGTGCTGCTCATCATCTACCTGCTGACAGTGGTCTTGTGCGCGGTGGCGTTTTATCTGTACGTAAACGGCTGA
- a CDS encoding FtsX-like permease family protein: MNAKTVEGIIEEASGLDEATADKRDIKIVKLLEVGGKNKRDSVNVDQRDKRNYNGNKLVETGDYIVISDITATYRNIWLAIMSLLVCAVGITNSMLMSVTERFKEIGTMKCLGALDSFIVTIFVLESAVMGIAASFIGFVLGFIISVCSNAADKGWNYVFAMNPIDVLKIFGLAIAAGLVLTFFASIPPARKAATMPAAIALRSEI; encoded by the coding sequence ATGAACGCCAAGACCGTGGAAGGCATCATCGAAGAAGCCTCCGGCCTGGACGAGGCTACCGCCGACAAGCGCGACATCAAGATAGTCAAGCTCCTGGAGGTGGGCGGCAAGAACAAGCGCGACTCTGTGAACGTTGACCAGAGAGACAAGAGGAATTACAACGGCAACAAGCTGGTGGAGACCGGCGACTACATAGTGATCTCCGATATCACCGCCACCTACAGAAACATCTGGCTCGCCATCATGTCGCTGCTGGTCTGCGCCGTGGGTATCACCAACAGTATGCTCATGAGCGTCACGGAGCGCTTTAAGGAGATAGGCACCATGAAATGCCTTGGCGCTCTGGACAGCTTTATCGTGACCATATTCGTGCTCGAGTCTGCCGTCATGGGTATAGCCGCCTCCTTCATAGGCTTTGTGCTGGGCTTCATCATTTCCGTATGCTCCAACGCTGCCGACAAAGGCTGGAACTATGTCTTTGCCATGAATCCCATAGACGTGCTCAAGATATTCGGGCTTGCTATAGCCGCCGGTCTGGTGCTGACCTTCTTTGCATCCATTCCGCCGGCCAGAAAGGCAGCTACCATGCCTGCCGCCATCGCCCTCAGAAGTGAAATATAG
- a CDS encoding type III pantothenate kinase, producing the protein MLLAIDVGNTNITFGIYGPEGYICDFRVNTHPFRTADEYAALLKTLMSGKGVDFSAVHGIIISSVVPFVNEALVRFSKKHFGISEPIMLSADIDTGVRIAYSPAGGVGADRIANAAAAHHYYPGYSIVVDFGTANTFDVIDKNGDYLGGAITPGIQISLDSLFAKASKLTQISLDTPKKAIGTDTESALLSGIIYGYSGQVDSIVGKICEELPEKPAVIATGGQSYLIAEHAKTIEHVDDKLTLNGLFLIYKHVKGL; encoded by the coding sequence ATGCTGTTGGCAATAGACGTAGGCAATACCAATATCACCTTTGGGATATACGGTCCCGAGGGGTATATATGCGATTTTCGCGTCAATACCCATCCCTTCAGGACTGCCGATGAATACGCCGCTTTGCTGAAGACTCTCATGTCGGGAAAGGGAGTGGATTTTTCGGCTGTCCACGGCATTATCATTTCCAGCGTGGTGCCCTTTGTGAACGAGGCTCTCGTGCGCTTTTCCAAAAAGCATTTCGGCATCTCCGAGCCCATCATGCTGTCCGCCGACATAGACACGGGCGTCCGTATCGCCTACAGCCCCGCCGGCGGAGTGGGCGCCGACCGCATAGCCAACGCGGCAGCGGCCCATCACTACTATCCCGGTTATTCCATAGTGGTGGACTTCGGGACCGCCAATACCTTTGACGTCATCGACAAAAACGGAGACTATCTGGGAGGAGCCATCACTCCCGGCATACAGATATCTCTGGACTCACTCTTTGCCAAGGCTTCCAAGCTCACTCAGATCTCTCTTGACACTCCCAAAAAGGCCATAGGCACCGACACGGAAAGCGCTCTGCTGTCGGGCATCATATACGGCTATTCCGGTCAGGTGGATTCCATCGTGGGCAAGATCTGCGAAGAGCTGCCTGAAAAGCCGGCGGTCATCGCCACCGGCGGACAGTCTTATCTCATAGCGGAGCACGCGAAGACCATAGAGCACGTAGACGACAAGCTCACCCTCAACGGACTCTTTTTGATATACAAGCACGTGAAGGGCTTATGA
- a CDS encoding serine hydroxymethyltransferase, which translates to MSKDINAPLSAVDPEIYAIIQKEYKRQNDKIMMIASENYASCAQLEAQGSVLTNKYAEGYSGKRYYGGCEFIDEAETLAIQRACELFGADHANVQPHCGSAANMAAYYAVMKPGDTFMAMSLDQGGHLTHGHKVNFSGTLYNAVPYGVDRETEVINMDEVERISMECKPRLILTGATVYPRLWDWERFRAIADKVGALLMCDMAHIAGLIAAGVHPSPIPYCDIVTATTHKTLRGPRGGMILCKEYLAKDIDRAVFPGLQGGPLEHVIAAKAVCFREAMSAEYKEYQKQVIANARALAASLEEGGVRLVSGGTDNHLMLCDVTPLGITGKQAQEILNDINIVVNKNQIPFDKEKPFVSSGVRIGTPCVTTRGMKEKEMKVLGEVISCALKQYTVGDLMNMCREKVDALASDFPVYTK; encoded by the coding sequence ATGTCAAAAGATATAAATGCCCCTCTTTCGGCGGTGGATCCGGAAATATACGCCATCATCCAAAAGGAATACAAGAGACAAAACGACAAGATCATGATGATCGCCTCCGAGAACTATGCCAGCTGCGCTCAGCTGGAGGCTCAGGGGAGCGTGCTGACCAACAAATACGCCGAAGGCTATTCGGGCAAGCGCTATTACGGCGGCTGCGAATTCATCGATGAGGCGGAGACCCTGGCCATACAGAGGGCCTGCGAGCTGTTTGGCGCGGATCACGCCAACGTGCAGCCTCACTGCGGCAGCGCCGCCAACATGGCAGCCTATTACGCCGTCATGAAGCCCGGCGACACCTTTATGGCCATGAGCCTCGACCAGGGCGGTCATCTGACTCACGGACACAAGGTGAACTTTTCCGGCACTCTCTACAATGCGGTCCCCTACGGAGTGGACAGAGAGACCGAGGTCATCAATATGGACGAGGTGGAGCGTATATCCATGGAGTGCAAGCCCCGGCTGATACTCACCGGAGCCACCGTGTATCCCAGACTGTGGGATTGGGAGCGCTTCAGGGCCATTGCCGACAAGGTGGGAGCCCTGCTGATGTGCGACATGGCTCATATAGCCGGTCTCATCGCAGCCGGCGTCCATCCTTCGCCCATCCCTTACTGCGACATAGTGACTGCCACCACCCACAAGACCCTCCGGGGTCCCAGAGGCGGTATGATACTCTGCAAGGAGTATCTGGCCAAGGATATAGACAGAGCCGTGTTCCCCGGCTTGCAGGGCGGTCCTCTGGAGCACGTGATAGCGGCCAAGGCCGTATGCTTCAGGGAAGCTATGAGCGCCGAATACAAGGAGTATCAGAAGCAGGTCATCGCCAACGCCAGAGCTCTGGCTGCGAGCCTGGAGGAGGGCGGCGTGAGACTGGTCTCCGGAGGCACCGACAACCATCTGATGCTGTGCGACGTGACTCCTCTCGGTATCACCGGAAAGCAGGCTCAGGAGATCCTGAACGATATCAACATAGTAGTCAACAAGAATCAGATCCCCTTTGACAAGGAAAAGCCCTTTGTTTCCAGCGGCGTCAGGATAGGTACTCCCTGCGTCACCACCCGGGGAATGAAGGAAAAGGAAATGAAGGTATTGGGTGAGGTCATCAGCTGCGCTCTCAAACAGTACACCGTAGGCGACCTGATGAATATGTGCCGCGAAAAGGTGGACGCTCTGGCCAGTGATTTCCCCGTCTATACCAAATAA
- a CDS encoding 4Fe-4S binding protein, with the protein MAVTIDKDKCGGCGVCTEECPVQALEVVDGTVTVKEDECIDCGACTSVCPCEALSL; encoded by the coding sequence ATGGCAGTAACCATAGACAAAGACAAGTGCGGCGGCTGCGGCGTTTGTACGGAAGAATGCCCCGTGCAGGCTCTCGAGGTCGTGGACGGCACCGTCACGGTCAAGGAAGACGAATGCATCGACTGCGGCGCTTGCACAAGCGTCTGCCCCTGCGAGGCTCTTTCACTCTGA
- a CDS encoding ABC transporter ATP-binding protein — protein MSDNQRDYVVRTRGVTKEFVTGDTVLQALKGIDLDIYAGEYISIMGPSGSGKSTFFNMVGGLDKPTTGTVFINDVDMAQLDAQELAYLRCRTIGYIFQSFNLLPVMTALENVTLPTIFSGMSRDEGIERAIELLNKVGLGHRLHHRPTELSGGQQQRVAIARSLANNPSIILADEPTGNLDLKTGTEIIDLLKTMNKEQGVTIISATHDLKMLNISDRIVWIRDGAVEKIENRSDIDIKVGEMQHE, from the coding sequence ATGTCTGATAATCAAAGAGATTATGTTGTAAGGACCCGCGGGGTTACCAAGGAATTCGTCACCGGAGACACCGTGCTCCAGGCCCTTAAGGGTATCGATCTGGATATATACGCCGGCGAATACATTTCGATCATGGGCCCTTCCGGCTCCGGCAAATCCACGTTTTTCAACATGGTGGGAGGCCTTGACAAGCCTACTACCGGGACCGTGTTCATCAATGACGTGGATATGGCTCAGCTCGACGCTCAGGAGCTGGCTTATCTGAGATGCCGCACCATCGGCTACATATTCCAGAGCTTCAATCTGCTGCCCGTGATGACCGCTCTCGAAAACGTGACCCTGCCCACCATCTTTTCGGGTATGTCCAGGGACGAAGGCATCGAGAGAGCCATCGAGCTCCTGAACAAGGTGGGCCTCGGCCACAGACTGCACCACAGACCCACGGAGCTTTCCGGCGGTCAGCAGCAAAGAGTTGCCATCGCCCGCAGCCTGGCCAACAATCCTTCCATCATCCTGGCCGACGAGCCTACCGGCAACCTGGACCTCAAGACAGGTACCGAGATCATCGACCTCCTGAAGACCATGAACAAGGAGCAGGGAGTCACCATCATATCCGCTACCCACGACCTGAAGATGCTCAACATCTCCGACCGTATCGTCTGGATACGCGACGGCGCCGTGGAAAAGATCGAAAACAGATCGGATATCGACATCAAAGTCGGCGAGATGCAGCACGAATAA
- a CDS encoding quinate 5-dehydrogenase has product MKQVVSVSLGSSTRNKTCSAELAGEEFSISRIGVDGDMKAFAAKLAELDGQADALGLGGIDLYLCIGGKRYTIRDAARLASVVKKTPVVDGSGVKNTLERRTVEYLQSHGIVDFGSSKVMMVCSLDRFGMAEAIREYARPGSFLFGDVMFALGLNAPIYSYGAIRTVAGLLLPIYTRLPFSMLYPTGKSQTEIVPRYTDKYAWADVIAGDYLFIKKHLPPAESGALEDKVILTNTLTSEDAKDLEERGVRLIISSTPRLCGRNFGTNVLEGIITVLLGKSIYSATEEELTVVLDRIGWKPSIVYNRNDKG; this is encoded by the coding sequence ATGAAGCAGGTGGTGTCGGTCAGTCTGGGGTCTTCTACGAGAAACAAGACCTGCAGCGCTGAGCTGGCCGGAGAAGAGTTTTCCATTTCCCGGATCGGCGTGGACGGCGATATGAAGGCCTTTGCGGCCAAGCTGGCCGAGCTGGACGGACAAGCAGATGCTCTGGGGCTGGGAGGCATAGATCTGTATCTGTGCATCGGCGGCAAAAGGTACACTATCAGGGACGCTGCGCGGCTGGCCTCGGTGGTAAAAAAGACCCCCGTGGTGGACGGCAGCGGAGTCAAGAATACCCTGGAGCGCAGGACCGTGGAGTATCTGCAGTCCCACGGGATAGTGGACTTTGGCTCGTCGAAGGTGATGATGGTGTGCTCTCTGGACCGCTTTGGGATGGCTGAAGCCATCAGGGAATATGCCCGTCCCGGCAGCTTTTTGTTCGGCGACGTGATGTTTGCCCTGGGGCTCAACGCGCCCATATACAGCTACGGCGCCATCAGGACCGTGGCCGGGCTCCTGCTTCCCATCTACACCCGGCTGCCCTTTTCCATGCTGTATCCCACCGGCAAGAGCCAGACGGAGATAGTGCCCAGATACACTGACAAATACGCCTGGGCCGACGTGATAGCCGGCGATTATCTCTTTATCAAAAAGCATCTGCCGCCGGCAGAGTCCGGCGCCCTTGAGGACAAGGTGATCTTGACCAACACCCTCACTTCCGAGGACGCGAAGGACCTGGAGGAGAGAGGTGTCAGGCTGATCATCAGCTCCACTCCCAGACTGTGCGGACGCAACTTCGGCACCAACGTGCTGGAGGGCATCATCACAGTGCTGCTGGGCAAGAGCATATACTCCGCCACCGAAGAGGAGCTGACCGTGGTCCTGGACCGTATCGGCTGGAAGCCCTCCATAGTATATAACAGAAACGACAAAGGATAG
- the rsgA gene encoding ribosome small subunit-dependent GTPase A, whose protein sequence is MNIKDYGFTEDIIDDRTAARIVAVHKDRYRTVSDRGEGFARLKRGCYYSSGEYPATGDFVLMEYNETGDSLICETLPRKSVFVRAAVSDAGRSGSQTVAANFDYVLIAASLNRDFNPARLERYLSMAWESGGIPVVVLTKSDLVPDPQPYVEQVRQIAPGTEVFALSSVTGEGTDGIGKYFAKGKTIVLLGSSGVGKSTLVNTLCGREVMKTSAIREDDSRGRHTTVTRSLIMLPGGAMVIDTPGMRELGMFDAEEGIGKTFADAEALAGQCRFPDCTHTVEPGCALLAAIEEGTLTRERYERYMKLGKESRYNSDPGEFLKEKRNKFRQIAKENKRR, encoded by the coding sequence ATGAATATCAAGGATTACGGTTTTACAGAAGACATTATTGACGACAGGACGGCGGCCCGTATAGTCGCCGTTCACAAGGACAGATACCGGACGGTATCAGACAGAGGAGAAGGCTTCGCCAGACTCAAAAGAGGGTGCTACTACTCTTCCGGAGAGTATCCCGCCACCGGCGACTTCGTGCTCATGGAATACAATGAGACCGGCGACAGCCTCATATGCGAGACCCTCCCGCGGAAAAGCGTGTTCGTGAGAGCTGCCGTTTCCGACGCCGGACGCTCCGGAAGCCAGACGGTGGCAGCCAACTTTGACTACGTGCTCATCGCCGCGTCCCTCAACAGGGACTTCAATCCGGCCAGGCTGGAAAGATATCTCAGCATGGCCTGGGAGTCGGGAGGCATCCCGGTGGTGGTCCTGACCAAAAGCGACCTGGTGCCGGACCCACAGCCCTACGTGGAGCAGGTGCGGCAAATAGCTCCCGGCACGGAGGTGTTTGCCCTGAGCTCGGTGACGGGCGAAGGGACTGACGGCATAGGGAAGTACTTTGCCAAGGGCAAGACCATAGTGCTGCTGGGCTCTTCGGGAGTGGGGAAGTCCACGCTGGTGAACACTCTCTGCGGCAGAGAAGTCATGAAAACCTCGGCTATCAGAGAGGACGATTCCCGCGGGCGGCATACCACCGTCACCAGAAGCCTCATCATGCTCCCCGGCGGAGCCATGGTCATAGATACTCCCGGCATGAGGGAGCTGGGCATGTTTGACGCCGAAGAAGGCATAGGCAAAACCTTTGCCGACGCGGAAGCCCTGGCAGGGCAGTGCAGATTCCCGGATTGCACCCACACGGTGGAGCCCGGCTGCGCCTTGCTGGCGGCCATAGAGGAGGGGACCCTTACCAGAGAACGCTACGAGCGCTATATGAAGCTGGGCAAGGAATCCCGGTACAATTCGGACCCGGGAGAGTTCCTCAAAGAAAAGCGCAACAAGTTCAGGCAGATAGCCAAAGAAAACAAACGGAGGTAA
- a CDS encoding PqqD family protein, protein MSKRLDKKEVLKVVPERNPNITWTTREDGLIELCVPIRQDFYTRLLKKLIRHIPDTRTVVLDDEVASDVWLACDGKNNINAIISRIASKFKLQRRQSETSTTLFLQTLSKKKLIILTYSGGNKKSGK, encoded by the coding sequence TTGAGTAAAAGATTAGACAAAAAAGAGGTCCTGAAGGTGGTGCCGGAGCGCAATCCGAATATCACCTGGACCACCCGGGAAGACGGGCTCATCGAGCTGTGCGTGCCCATCAGGCAGGACTTTTATACCAGGCTTTTGAAAAAGCTCATACGCCACATCCCCGACACCAGGACCGTGGTGCTGGACGACGAAGTGGCGTCAGACGTATGGCTGGCCTGCGACGGCAAAAACAATATCAATGCCATCATCAGCCGTATAGCCAGCAAATTCAAGCTGCAGAGGAGACAGTCGGAGACCTCGACGACTCTGTTTTTGCAGACCTTGTCCAAAAAGAAACTGATAATATTAACATATTCCGGAGGCAACAAAAAAAGTGGCAAGTGA